ggggagagtgggattagtctgggtgggatattaaagggtgcagagagtgaatgagagagtgcTATAGACTGAGTAAGCTATTAAAGGGTGTAGGGAGTGAGTTGCACAGTGCTATTAGACTGGGTGAGATACTGAGAAGTGCAGGGAGTGaggggaaagtgggattagatttgGTGAGTGGTTGAAGGGTTTGCCACTGACGCACCATGCAGAGCTGCTTTCCCTCAGCCTCTACGCCCAGTACCTCAAGTTATTGTGGACGCAGGCCTTCTCGAATTGGCTTCTCAGGTGGTCAAAGCCTCTCCCCCCAAAGATGCTGTCCTTGAAGTATGCCAACTCAGTGAAGTAACGGCGGGCAGCAGTTTGGAAAGCGGTCTCTGTTCCCGATGTGGCGTCCCGCGATGCAGGGGACTGTCCGAGCAGTGGATCGAGGTGCAGCAGTGTGGCAGTCAGCCCACCCATGGTCAGCCTTAGCTGCAGCTCAGCCTTAACACTGTCCAGGGATGGGGAAGGCTGAGATTTACCTGCAAGGAGGAGAGGCAACGGGTTAGACAGCTCGTTGCTCAAGACCAAGCTCATCCCACTGCCTCATCTCTCACCGCAGCCCTGtattaatcccaaactaatcccactgccccactctctccccacagccctgtatcaatcccaaactaatcccactgccccactctctctccatagccctgtatcaatccccaaactaatcccactgccccactctctccccaaaGCCCTGTAtcgatccccaaactaatcccactgccccactctctctccccgtagccctgtatcaatccccaaactagtcccactgctcCATGTAGCCCTAGATCACAGTCTCCCTACTGCTCTGTATCAATCCTGAACACGAACTCAACAGCCCTAGATCAATCCCCATCTGTAAGGGAGACATGAAAAAGCACTCACAACTAAGCCAGCCTCCAACAGAGCTATCCACCTTGAAGAAAGGTCAGTGTGCACTGAGTGTGGCGTGGGCTTTGCTGGTACTGACCTGGTTCTCTGGTCATGGACTGTAAACCAGGGAGCATGTTGGGGAACACGGAGCTCCCATATCGGTGCGGACTGTTCATCAGCAACTGGAGGGCATTCAAAGAGAAACATGTCAGTCCCACATCCAGTGCCTATGATATATTATGCGGGCACAGAGATCAGGAAGGGAGCAGTATACACACTGGGATGTTGATGCCAGTCAGCAGGTGAGGAGGAGTCCGCGCATTATCTGAAGGGACCTCTGAGTCACAGGGGCTGATTCATTTTCCGCCTCCCGTGGCGCAGATAGTCAGAGGTAGTGTTGGGGGTTCACGCTGAGGCCGATTCGGGCGCTCCTCGGTTCAGCTGCCTTCGGACAGGTCGGAGGATTGAACCCAAGCCTGACCCAGTCTGCTCAGGAGGAGCGTCCTCGTTCACAGAGTGGTGGGAACGCCGACATTCCAAGCGGTCTGAGCTGAACATGTAGATGCAGTTAAGGGAAGGAAAGCCTgatacaaagacatgagggagaagTGAGCACGAGGTTATATTGGTGGAGCTGGGTGAAGAGGAATTGGAGGGTGAACTCCAATTGGATCGTTGGAGGGAGCAAATGACCCGTTGCTGTGCAGTTTAATCCATGTACACCTCGCACCAAATCCTCATCAGTCCCTGTGCTTGCGAAGCAACATCGGGCCCTGGTCCAACAATGccaccattttaaaattctcagctTTGCACTCAGACTCCTCAATGGCTTCTCTATTCCTGTATCCTATCCCAGCCCGACAATGCTCCAagatccatagaatccctacagcgtggaaacaggcccttcggccctacgaagagtatcccacccaaacccattccccattactctacatttacccccaacctgcacatccctgggacactatgggacaatttagcacggccaatccaccctaacctgcacatccttgggcactatgggacaatttagcacggccaatccaccttaatctgcacatctttggtctgtgggaggaaaggggagcacccagaggaaaccccacacagacatggggggagaatgtgcaaactccacacagacagtcgcctgagtgtggaatcaaacttgggtgcctgccgctgggaggcagcagtgctaaccactgaaccaccgtgccgccctgaagaTGTCTGGGCCCCGATAATTCTAGCCTCTTGCGTGCTCACAATCTCCTTGCGTTGCCAGACTTCTTCAGCTCTGTTACTCCCTTATAGACTTCCCCTCTTTATTTTAATATCCCGCGTGGCTTGATATTGTTTCAGTCCTTCCAAACAGCGGGTACAGGGGTCTACGCGAAGGCTGTGCGCCATTACTTACACATGCTTGCAGTGACGGGGGCTGCGGTGGGCAGCTAATGTAGTCACTGCGCATCGAGCTCTCCAGGTCGACGTCTGACAGCTCACTCACCGACTGCACTGAGGCCACACTGCTGGTCATTGGGGCCATGGAGTAAAACATCTCGGGGGGCACTGGCAACGGAGACAAAGAGGCAGGCTGAGTGCAAACAGAAGTTTAAAACAAAGCAACCAGTTGCCAATTATCCAACTGCTCTCGACGTCGGTGTAAATACGGACTGTAATGCAGTGGGAAAACCATGCAATCAGCTGAAGGGGACAAGCACAGGCAAGGGGATTGTACCGTCTCCCGCATGCATCACCTTTCATATTCCATTCCAGGTAGGCTGAAAGAGACGCCCACCCAGCTCTCTCCAACCCCTTCTGTTCAAGGCAGAACCTCCACTGACGTCAGGATGCTGAACTGGAGGGGGCGGCGGTGGGTTGGGCAACGATGGAATTCAGGTCGGACTGGGAATATTTCACAGTCGCCACTCTGCCCTGCTCGTCTCACACTGGCAGGAAAAGCTGACCGACCGAAGGAAGACAAAGGAGAAAAGAGGGGAAGCCTCACTCCAACTGTATAGGCCATATCTGAGCCCACACCATCAATACTGTGCAGAGTGTTGGTCTCCTGAAGAATCCAGagaatcactgcagtgtggaaacaggccattcggcccaacgaatccacactgaccctctgaagagcttcgCACCCAAACCCAACCACCTACCCGATCcttgtaacccagcatttcccatggctaacgcacttaacctgcgcatccctgggcactatggggcaatttagcacggccaatccaccctaacctgcacatccctgggcacttcgggaaaatttagcacggccaatccaccctaacctgcacatccctgggcactatgggacaatttagcacggccaatccaccctaacctgcacatccctgggcactacgggacaatttagcacggccaatccaccctaacctgcacatccctgggcactatgggacaatttagcacagccaatccaccctaacctgcacatccctggacactatttggcaatttagcacggccaatccaccctaacctgcacatccctggtcactatttggcaatttagctcggccaatccaccctaacctgcacatccctggacactatggggacaatttagcacggccaatccaccctaacctgcacatgtttggactgtaggaggaaaccggagcacccggcagaaacccgcgcagacacggggggtacgtgcaaactccacacagacagtcaccagaggttgGGGatcctgccgctgtgaggcagcagtgctaaccactgagccactgtgccaatagAAATTTTCTTCAATAACCTAATAatggtgtaaggggtactgtacctttaagacagttaaaagctagcagaactacctgacacagcaccaagtgttctgtaTAAGGTAACAATctaacatttggttgaacagctagagtagctgggttgcctggagatgacagaacaaattcaaattcggccaatcagttcaaattatgcccccccccaaaaaaaagctaactccaatcaagtttgaattgagtatattgataaTATTAAAAGCAAATGACATAATCCGATGCTGTGGGGTACAAGACCAGGGAAAAtggaacagttggaggagaactgccaagccaccagcatctgcagacggcCTGCAGAATCGCTCTCTTAAAAGGCACCTTTATccatcagtgacctgtgaaacagaaatccctaagaagaaaagaagacagaggaagatacaaagagaagatttgatagcgggctggttttgaaatgtgaatttttggtaaattttaATCGGGGgctttattggactagtattatagaaggggaaagtaaaagataggttagaggaaggagttgtaaatgggtGTGAGTTAATTAACCTTTGTTAGACTTTaacaaataaagttgttaatttttactttgaataatgacctttgggatagttcctggcctctcgaattttcacagattaccgcacggggtaaatcttttctggattgCTACTTTAAAGTTgcggggg
This DNA window, taken from Chiloscyllium plagiosum isolate BGI_BamShark_2017 unplaced genomic scaffold, ASM401019v2 scaf_89975, whole genome shotgun sequence, encodes the following:
- the LOC122546508 gene encoding autophagy-related protein 2 homolog A-like isoform X1, which produces MGSLHLFLNPQQVSNLADLLSTLNLTAEVSGLKEKLSKSRPLDPEDFKLIEQDLNKQLHSGQSSGHARSEELDSFAGSENRVPPEMFYSMAPMTSSVASVQSVSELSDVDLESSMRSDYISCPPQPPSLQACLLMNSPHRYGSSVFPNMLPGLQSMTREPGKSQPSPSLDSVKAELQLRLTMGGLTATLLHLDPLLGQSPASRDATSGTETAFQTAARRYFTELAYFKDSIFGGRGFDHLRSQFEKACVHNNLRYWA
- the LOC122546508 gene encoding autophagy-related protein 2 homolog A-like isoform X2, whose translation is MGSLHLFLNPQQVSNLADLLSTLNLTEVSGLKEKLSKSRPLDPEDFKLIEQDLNKQLHSGQSSGHARSEELDSFAGSENRVPPEMFYSMAPMTSSVASVQSVSELSDVDLESSMRSDYISCPPQPPSLQACLLMNSPHRYGSSVFPNMLPGLQSMTREPGKSQPSPSLDSVKAELQLRLTMGGLTATLLHLDPLLGQSPASRDATSGTETAFQTAARRYFTELAYFKDSIFGGRGFDHLRSQFEKACVHNNLRYWA